One Hordeum vulgare subsp. vulgare chromosome 4H, MorexV3_pseudomolecules_assembly, whole genome shotgun sequence DNA window includes the following coding sequences:
- the LOC123449552 gene encoding uncharacterized protein LOC123449552 isoform X1: MISIQGWGVIEVTGHSAVVGNKVYFQRKYRYIIVEYNMVEQKLSAIDLIDEEDEYLIKLGLMGLEDDWPELELMGAEDGMLLFATVLEPKLYLWSMEVSLNGAVTWAQRRAIELEPLLPSGALFDVSVVGFAEGVGVIFLSTKAGLYTIELSSGRCKKDSIRYNTITGADDKGFVVPGISTLLSCTGGSSYRNSHSEPPSLHRVLVLSLLWPLCHGYVWEEEIPIIWLWCAALFWQSFHITTTIQTTWRVGKDDMDVASLLVPICLAYQFSMYIYHFIQLRKAF; this comes from the exons ATGATCTCCATTCAGGGATGGGGTGTTATCGAGGTGACGGGGCACAGTGCCGTTGTGGGAAACAAGGTCTATTTCCAACGCAAATATAGATATATAATTGTGGAGTACAACATGGTTGAGCAAAAATTGTCGGCGATTGATCTAATTGATGAAGAAGACGAGTACCTGATAAAGCTTGGCCTCATGGGGCTGGAGGATGACTGGCCAGAACTTGAACTCATGGGGGCAGAGGACGGGATGCTGCTATTTGCGACCGTGTTGGAGCCTAAACTCTACCTATGGTCAATGGAAGTTAGTCTCAATGGAGCTGTGACATGGGCTCAACGGAGAGCCATCGAGCTCGAACCATTGCTCCCTTCTGGTGCCCTATTTGATGTGTCGGTGGTTGGTTTTGCGGAAGGTGTTGGTGTCATCTTCCTGAGTACAAAGGCTGGGTTGTACACAATTGAGCTCAGTTCAGGCCGATGCAAGAAG GATTCGATTCGGTACAACACCATCACCGGTGCAGACGACAAGGGATTCGTCGTGCCAGGAATCTCGACGCTGCTTTCGTGCACCGGCGGCAGCAGCTACAGAAACAGCCACAGTGAGCCCCCCTCGTTGCATCGAGTACTTGTTCTAAGCTTGTTGTGGCCATTGTGTCATGGCTATGTCTGG GAGGAGGAAATTCCAATTATTTGGCTGTGGTGTGCTGCTCTCTTTTGGCAATCATTTCATATTACTACAACTATTCAAACAACATGGAGGGTCGGTAAGGACGACATGGatgttgcaagtttgcttgtcCCAATATGTCTTGCTTACCAATTTAGTATGTATATATATCACTTCATTCAATTAAGAAAGGCATTTTAG
- the LOC123449552 gene encoding uncharacterized protein LOC123449552 isoform X2: MISIQGWGVIEVTGHSAVVGNKVYFQRKYRYIIVEYNMVEQKLSAIDLIDEEDEYLIKLGLMGLEDDWPELELMGAEDGMLLFATVLEPKLYLWSMEVSLNGAVTWAQRRAIELEPLLPSGALFDVSVVGFAEGVGVIFLSTKAGLYTIELSSGRCKKDSIRYNTITGADDKGFVVPGISTLLSCTGGSSYRNSHRGGNSNYLAVVCCSLLAIISYYYNYSNNMEGR, encoded by the exons ATGATCTCCATTCAGGGATGGGGTGTTATCGAGGTGACGGGGCACAGTGCCGTTGTGGGAAACAAGGTCTATTTCCAACGCAAATATAGATATATAATTGTGGAGTACAACATGGTTGAGCAAAAATTGTCGGCGATTGATCTAATTGATGAAGAAGACGAGTACCTGATAAAGCTTGGCCTCATGGGGCTGGAGGATGACTGGCCAGAACTTGAACTCATGGGGGCAGAGGACGGGATGCTGCTATTTGCGACCGTGTTGGAGCCTAAACTCTACCTATGGTCAATGGAAGTTAGTCTCAATGGAGCTGTGACATGGGCTCAACGGAGAGCCATCGAGCTCGAACCATTGCTCCCTTCTGGTGCCCTATTTGATGTGTCGGTGGTTGGTTTTGCGGAAGGTGTTGGTGTCATCTTCCTGAGTACAAAGGCTGGGTTGTACACAATTGAGCTCAGTTCAGGCCGATGCAAGAAG GATTCGATTCGGTACAACACCATCACCGGTGCAGACGACAAGGGATTCGTCGTGCCAGGAATCTCGACGCTGCTTTCGTGCACCGGCGGCAGCAGCTACAGAAACAGCCACA GAGGAGGAAATTCCAATTATTTGGCTGTGGTGTGCTGCTCTCTTTTGGCAATCATTTCATATTACTACAACTATTCAAACAACATGGAGGGTCGGTAA